The window ACTATCACAAGTTTGGGTGAATTGACGAACGAAATGAAAACCTTCGCAGATTACATTAACTCCCAATCGGCAAATATGTCTTTAACAATTATCGAGCTGAACCGAACTTTGAATCAAGCGCAAAAATTCTTTGATGGAATTAACAAAAGTTTTTTTGGTTCAAAGAGTACCCAAGAAAACAAAATTAATTTACCTGGTGAGAGAATTAGATTAATGAACTTGAACAGGTGATGAAAATGATATTTACAAAATATATTTCTTTTCTTGTGTTGTTATGCTTAATGGCTTGTTCATCTTCGAAACACGAACAGAATGACTCTTTACCTGAAATTCAGCATGGGAATAGTCTGATGGAATCTGCAAACCAATTGATGAAATCTAATAAGATGGAATCTGCATTGGGAATTTATAAACAAGCGTTTGATCAATTCGCACTCATAGATGATGTTGAAGGGAAATTCAAGTCGACTATTAGTATGATTAAAGCTTTGATTTTGCTGTCAGATTATGAACGTGCTGAAATTCTGCTGAATAGCGTGAGAGCTGCTGGAAACGTTTCAAATGATTTAAATGAAAATTATGAACTTCTGCGTATAGAGTTTTTCTTATCAAAAAAAGATTTTGATAATGTTAAGCAATTAACCGAAACTTCAAAGATTGAAAAGTATTCAAACCGTGTTTTTCTTCTTATGACAACATATCGTATTAAAGCACTGCAATTAATGTCGCAAGATTATTCGAAGGAGTTACGGACATTAACACAAGCACTTCACTTGATAGAGCAAGAGGAAGAAGCTTTTCTGAGTCTGGAAATTTCAGATATTGAATTTATTAATTTTACTCTCGGTACTGTCCGTTTGAGTGAAAAAGAGTTTACAGCAGCTGAAAAACATTTTTTAGAAGGATTGAGTTTGTCAAAGCAAACCGGTGACTACAGAAGTATAGGCGATAATCTATTTCAACTTGGATTAGTCAATAAAGAATTACTGAACTTTGACAAATCATTGGAATATCTTTATCGTGCAGCGGATGTATATGAAGTGCTTAAAGATTCATCTGGAGTCGAGAGGATTAGATCAATTATTAAAGAAATGAAACATAGTGGGAAATGAGGCTGGTTTATCAAACCGCAATTGACTTTGTGTTACACACTGTTCAATCCGATTTAAGTTTAAATAATATTTTATTAGATTACGATTGACAAAATAGAAAGCAAACATGAAATGGAAGATTTAACCAACTTATTTGAAGTCCAAAACCTCACTAATGTATCTATTTTAAAGTCTAAGACTAAAAGAACAACTGTTGAAATCGCGGCATCTCTTAAAGAATTGTTAAACAAGCTGATAGCTGAAGAGGGGCGCAACATTTTATTGATTGATCTTTCAGAAGTCGAGTTGGTTGAAAGTTCATTCCTCGGAGCAATCGTCTATGCATATAAAGAGACCATGCAAAGAAAAGGTACTATAAAAGTTTTGGTAACAAATGCAGTTGTCTATGATCGATTCATTCTAACTCAACTAGATAAATTATTCGAGATATTTAATAATCGCGAGGAAGCATTAAAAAGCTTTGAATAATTTTCATCTGAAGCGAATTTCTTAATTTTTCCCTTAAATTAAAAAGCGACTAATGTCGCTTTTTTTTGTGGAGATAAGGGGAGTCGAACCCCTGACCTTCTGAATGCCATTCAGACGCTCTCCCAGCTGAGCTATATCCCCATTATGTAAAAAACAAAATTCAATCCATCGAGCAAACTGGAATACGCTCTCCCTCCGTTAGCTAACGGATGAGCTATATCCCCATTATGTAAAAAACAAAATTCAATCCATCGAGCAAACTGGAATACGCTCTCCCTCCGTTAGCTAACGGATGAGCTATATCCCCAATAAATTGAAAGAACAAAATAATTTTTCAATTCAAATATATCTGTATCATTATTGAAAATCAAACGCTCTAAGAAGACCTGATTAGAAAAATTCAGATAAGCGATATTCGAGTTCGTCAATAGTTTTATCGCTTAATGTCATCATCACATAGTCGGCAAAATTATTCAAAATCACCAGCGAATTTATACTTGCATCTTTATTGGATAGATTAACAATTTTTTTTGAAACATTATGATTTAAGATTCTAATGTCATCATAAATCTTTTCAAGATTTTTCATCTCCCAATCAGGCACTTCATTTCTTTTTTTCTTAAGATGCTGTGCAAGCAGATAAATTGAGAATGCACGAACTTGAGTCTCTTCTAATGTAGCAAATGGCAGATGAAAGTAGAGAAGCGGTTTCAATTTGCCAATTATTGGGCAGCCGGAGGTGACCATCATTATTCCAAGCAAACTGCTAATACCAACTTGAAGTGCAGTTTTCTTATGATAATCTCTATTTGTTGTTTTCACAGTGATGTCGACCATTTCGTAAGAAAGTTCATCGTTGAAAGCGTCCAGAATATCGATCAAATTGAGTGCTAATGGGCAATAATAAATTTCGTGTTCATCTAACGGACAGTGTTCGCACTTGAATTCCGTAAGTTTCGCCCAGTCCGGAATATCTCTTTTTACTGGGCTAATTATTCCCATCGTATCACGATGGACATGAACATCAAACTCTTTTTTTCTTCCATCAGGGAATTCGAAAGTATATTGAAATTTTATTTCTGGTTCATGCTTTGAATTCGACATCTAACTCCCATGAATTTTACCGAATATTAATCTATCGATACTTAAACTTCAAGCAATTATTTCTTCAACCTCGATCTTTTATAATTAGAAAACTCAAATAAACATCACAATTAAAACTTCATTTCATATTCTTCCAATAAATTATAACTTGCATGAACAAATGAAAGGCTTAATTGATTTGAATAAAATTCTTATAGTGCTCGTAATCGTTTCAATGCCAATACTTCATTCTGCATGCGAGGATGAAGGGGTAAAAGTTGATGATGTAATTATTCCAAGCTCAAATGTTTCATACGCAGAGCATATTCAACCAGTCTTTAACTCTAAGTGTGCGCTTTCTGGATGTCATGATGATGCCAGCAAACAAGGCGGATTGGGTTTAACGACTTGGCTCAATACAACTTCAAATTTTTTAGTTGTGTTCCCTGGAAATCCTGATGCGAGTAAATTAGTCCTTGCTGTCGAAGGAAAAACAACAAATCCGATGCCTCCGCCTGGAAGATGGCCTCTCACAAAAAATCAAATCACCGCAATTCGAACTTGGGTGAAAGAAGGAGCGAAGAATAATTGAGAATTGGGAACTTGACTGACGACAGACAAGATTGAGAATGGATGATGGAGGATTGATAAATAACTGAAGTTACGCAAAACAGCCATTCTGAATCCGTCTACTGACGGATGAAGAATCTAATTATGCAAATATCATCGTTTTTTAGATGTTTCGTCCCGATTCCTCGGGACTCAACATGACAATAAGACCATTCTGCGTAACTTCAGTAAATAAAATTAAGAATTAAATATTTTCAGATTACATGTTACACTTTCCATTTTCCAATTTACATTATTTCAGCCATCCAATTTTTTTGTACCAATCGATTGTCTCCTTGAAGCCTGTTTCTAAATCTATTTGCTGCCTAAAGCCAAAATCTTTCATTGCATTTTGAACACTGCAAGTCCAATTCTGCTGGATCATTTCATTTGCTTTCTCAAGATTCAAAATTGTTGCTTCTTTTCTGAAATAACTAAAAAATTGTGAAATCGCTGCAACTATAAATACAATAACATGCGGAATTCTTATTCTCATAACTTTTTTATTCAATAATCGAGACGCAAGTTCACCGACATCTTTCCAATTATAATACTTTTCATCTGCAATGAAGTAAGTTTTTCCATGCGAATTTTCATTCTCTGCTGCTAGTAATATCCCTCGTACAAGGTCGGATACATGGACCAATGAAATATTTTTCTCATCAAATCCGATCATTGGCTGCAATCCTTTTGAAATCGTTTGGAAAAAAATTAATATTTCCGGATCTCTCGGACCATAAACTGCCGGTGGACGGCAAATTGTAATCGGTAGATTTTCTTTTTCAGATAGTACTTCCTTCTCTGCGGCCATTTTTGATCGTCCATAAGTCGTTACTGGATTAAATTCGGTATCTTCATGGATTGGCTCTCTTGTTGAGCTTGGACCAACTGCTGCCTGTGAACTCACATGAACGAACCGCTTAAGAGTTGGATTCGAAAATTTTACTGCATTTAATAGATTTCTTGTAACTTTTTGATTTCCTTCATAATAGCCCTCTTTAGTTTTTGATTTGATTACACCGGCTACATGAAAAATGTAATCACAATCTGAAACGGCATTCTTCAATCCGTTCATGTCATCATAATTACAATTCACAATTTCAATCGGCTGATCTTTCACCCATCTTAAGCTGCTTCCTCTTCTTGCAATTACTTTAACTTTATAGTTTTTCGATATAAGTAGATCTACTAGATGACTCCCTACAAATCCACTGGCTCCGGTTACGAGTGCTATTGGCTGATTTTTCATTATTTTGAGTTCAGATATTTATTGACATTTCTTTAGTTTGAAGTTATTTTTCGACGAATTTAATTAACAATTGCATTCGAAACAAAAATTATATTGAATTATTAAGGAGTACAAGTGGATTTATTCGAAAAATGTTACAGTTTTACACGCGCTGACGAGGTCAAGGCATTAGGTTACTATCCGTATTTTAGAGCTATTGAAGAAAATGAGGGTCCTGTTGTTCAGATTGAAGGCAGAAAAATAATTATGGCAGGCTCAAATAATTATCTCGGTTTGACCGCTCACCCAAAAGTAAAAGAAGCTGCGCTTGAAGCTGTAAAAAAATACGGGACGGGATGCTCAGGTTCACGATACCTGACTGGAACTCTTGATTTGCACATTGAGCTGGAAAAACGATTAGCTAAGTTCATGAAAAAGGAAGATGTACTTCTTTTCAGTACTGGTTTTCAAGCTGCACAGGGAGTAATACCGGTTTTGGTTCAGCGCGGCGAATATATTGTTTCAGATAAAGATAATCACGCAAGTATTGTATCGGGAAACTTGATTGGAAAAGCCATGACTGCAGGTTTCGAACGATACAAGCATAACGACATGAAAGATTTAGAAAAGGTTTTAGCTAAGCTGCCGAAAGATGCACCCAAATTGATTATCAGTGATGGTATTTTCAGTACTACTGGAACAATTGCCGATGTACCAAAAATCGTTGAACTCGCTAAAGCGTACAATGCAAGAATACTTCTTGATGATGCCCATTCAGTTGGAGTAATCGGTGAAGGGGGACGCGGGACGGCAAGCCACTTCGGAATGATAGATGAAGTTGATATGACAATGGGAACGTTCAGTAAAACATTCGCTTCACTTGGCGGTTTCGTAACTGGAGAAAGCAAAGTAATAAATTATATAAAACATCATTCGCCTGCATTAATTTTTAGTGCAAGCCCAACCCCTCCATCAGTTGCTGCGGCTTTGGCGGCTCTTGATCTCTTAGAGCAAGAACCTGAGAGAATCGATCGGCTTCAAGCCAACTCGAAAAAAATTCAAGAAGGATTCAAAAATCTTGGATTTAACATTATCGAAAGCACATCGGGGATAGTTCCTGTAATAATTGGAGATGATATGAAAACGTTCATCTTCTGGCGTAAACTTTACGATGCAGGAGTTTTCGTAAATGCATTTGTTTCACCCGGAGTTCCAGCAAATATGGCAATGCTTAGAACAAGCTATATGGCAACACATGAAGATGAACATTTAAATAAAATCATAGAAATTTTTAGTGTGATCGGTAAGGAACTTGGAGTAATAAGTTAATTACACTTTCAAATACAAAATACTTTAAACTAAGAGGGCTTAAATGTCTGTAAAAATTCGAAGAGTTGAATCAAAATCAGATCTAATGAAATTCATTAAGCTTCAGTGGAAGTTTTATGACAATCATCCGAACTGGGTTCCGCCTCTTATTATGGATAGAGTTAAACTATTAAACAAAAAGAAAAATCCATTCTTTCAGCATGCTGAAATGGAAATGTTTCTCGCAGAGAGAAACAGTGAGCTTGTTGGACGGATAGCTGCCATTAAAAATGATATTCATAATAGTGTTCATAACGAGAAAGTAGGATTTTTTGGATTCTTCGAATCGGTCAACGATCAGGAAGTTGCAAATGCACTATTTAAAACTGCAGCGGATTGGCTAAAATCAAAAGGATTAACAGAGATGCGCGGGCCTGCAAATCCATCGAGTAATGATGAATACGGATTACTTATTGAGGGATTTCAATATCCGCCTGTTTTACTAATGACATATAATCCTGAATACTATATGGAACTTTGCGAAGGATATGGCTTAAAGAAGGCAAAAGACCTGTATGCCTACAAGCTTGATTATAACAAAGTCACTACTGTAGAAAAAATAGCTCGTGTTCAGGAGGTTGCAAAAAAAAGATATAATCTGAAAATCACACAATTGGACATGAAAAATTTCGATGAGGAACTAAAAAAAGTAAAACATGTCTACAACAAAGCATGGGCGCCAAATTGGGGATTTGTTCCTATGACCGATCAAGAAATTGATGCAATGGCAAAAGATTTAAAAATGCTGGTTGTACCGGAACTTGTCCTTTTTGGTGAAATTAATGGACAAGTCGTCGGCTTTTCTTTGACTATGCCGGATTACAATCAAATCTTCAAAAAGTTAAATGGACATCTTTTCCCGTTCGGATTTATAAAACTTTTAACTCAAAAGAAAAAGATCAATTGGGCTAGGGTACTTACTCTCGGCGTTATTCCGGAGTATCAGAAAAGAGGATTAGATGCAGTATTGTACTATGAAATTGTTCACCGGGCACATAAACTTGGAATTGATCTTGGCGAGGCCGGCTGGGTGCTTGAAGACAACGAAATGATGAATCGCGGTGCGCAATTGATGGAAGGCGAATTGTACAAGAAGTACAGAATCTATGAAATTCATTTATAAGATTACTGTACAAAGCTTATTATTTTTTTTATTTCTATTCTTTGAAACAAGTTTTCCTCAAGTTCTGCATGAGGCAGAAGGATTTGCTTCTTACTACGCAGATGATTTTCACGGACGGAGAACCTCCAACGGTGAGATTTATGACATGCATAAATTGACCGCCGCACATCCTTATCTTCCGTTCAACACTTGGTTAAAAGTAACTAATGTCGCCAACGGCAAAACAGTAACTGTTAGAATTAACGACCGCGGCCCATTTGCACGAAACAGAATCATCGATATGTCTTTTGCTGCAGGTAAAATTTTGGGGATGCTCGGACCCGGATCAATTTATGTCCACTTGGAAATTGTAAATCCTCCGATTGAATCAAACGATGATAAGTCAAATGTATCCATCCCAGAATTGGAGTCGGATGAGATCTATTTGCGATTCCGATCAAAACCGATCGAACGATCCACAGTTGGGACAATTTCAAATTATGGACTATATAATTCGGAAATGCAAAGAGTTAATGCTTCAGGATTTGTGATCCAGCTCGCAAGTTATTCGGATCTTCGAAGTGCAAAGCTTTTTCTCGAGCAGACTGATGATATTCCGTCAAATGAGTTATTTATTCAATATGCTGACAATGGTAAGTACAGAATTGTAGTCGGTCTGTTTAGGAGTCGGGATGAAGCTGAAAGGAGAAAAAGTCAGATCCAGAATCATCATCCAGGATGTTTCGTCCTAACCCTTCGTTAATTATCTCTCGTGAATTTTACTGAAACTCATCAAAATTTCTTTCATCGTTTTTTCATTACGAATCAGATCATCCGCTACGCAAAAAGTGAATGCAACTAACGGTCTCATTGGATCGCGCACAACGACTATGAAAAAGTAGATTTGTTCATCAAATTCTACTGCATATCCGGATCCTTCTGAAAGCAAAGCTGCAAAATTATTCACTTTCACCTCTTCATTCTTAATGAACAGATCGAAAGTTTCAAATGGAATTCTTTTTTTGATTTCCAACACGAAATCTTCCGGCTGTAATCCAGCCGATGGGCGAAATAATAAAAATCCGATCAAGTTATCGGTGCTTACTGCAAAAACTTCATCCTGTTTTAAGTCAACGTCCCAGTTTGAAGGGAGAGAAAAAACAATGTTGAGATAATCTGCAGAATAAATTTGCCAATCATCTTGAGCATTAGCATAATTGAATTGGATTATTAAAAATATAAA of the Ignavibacteria bacterium genome contains:
- a CDS encoding septal ring lytic transglycosylase RlpA family protein, whose translation is MKFIYKITVQSLLFFLFLFFETSFPQVLHEAEGFASYYADDFHGRRTSNGEIYDMHKLTAAHPYLPFNTWLKVTNVANGKTVTVRINDRGPFARNRIIDMSFAAGKILGMLGPGSIYVHLEIVNPPIESNDDKSNVSIPELESDEIYLRFRSKPIERSTVGTISNYGLYNSEMQRVNASGFVIQLASYSDLRSAKLFLEQTDDIPSNELFIQYADNGKYRIVVGLFRSRDEAERRKSQIQNHHPGCFVLTLR
- a CDS encoding tetratricopeptide repeat protein; protein product: MIFTKYISFLVLLCLMACSSSKHEQNDSLPEIQHGNSLMESANQLMKSNKMESALGIYKQAFDQFALIDDVEGKFKSTISMIKALILLSDYERAEILLNSVRAAGNVSNDLNENYELLRIEFFLSKKDFDNVKQLTETSKIEKYSNRVFLLMTTYRIKALQLMSQDYSKELRTLTQALHLIEQEEEAFLSLEISDIEFINFTLGTVRLSEKEFTAAEKHFLEGLSLSKQTGDYRSIGDNLFQLGLVNKELLNFDKSLEYLYRAADVYEVLKDSSGVERIRSIIKEMKHSGK
- a CDS encoding NAD-dependent epimerase/dehydratase family protein, with amino-acid sequence MKNQPIALVTGASGFVGSHLVDLLISKNYKVKVIARRGSSLRWVKDQPIEIVNCNYDDMNGLKNAVSDCDYIFHVAGVIKSKTKEGYYEGNQKVTRNLLNAVKFSNPTLKRFVHVSSQAAVGPSSTREPIHEDTEFNPVTTYGRSKMAAEKEVLSEKENLPITICRPPAVYGPRDPEILIFFQTISKGLQPMIGFDEKNISLVHVSDLVRGILLAAENENSHGKTYFIADEKYYNWKDVGELASRLLNKKVMRIRIPHVIVFIVAAISQFFSYFRKEATILNLEKANEMIQQNWTCSVQNAMKDFGFRQQIDLETGFKETIDWYKKIGWLK
- a CDS encoding pyridoxal phosphate-dependent aminotransferase family protein, producing the protein MDLFEKCYSFTRADEVKALGYYPYFRAIEENEGPVVQIEGRKIIMAGSNNYLGLTAHPKVKEAALEAVKKYGTGCSGSRYLTGTLDLHIELEKRLAKFMKKEDVLLFSTGFQAAQGVIPVLVQRGEYIVSDKDNHASIVSGNLIGKAMTAGFERYKHNDMKDLEKVLAKLPKDAPKLIISDGIFSTTGTIADVPKIVELAKAYNARILLDDAHSVGVIGEGGRGTASHFGMIDEVDMTMGTFSKTFASLGGFVTGESKVINYIKHHSPALIFSASPTPPSVAAALAALDLLEQEPERIDRLQANSKKIQEGFKNLGFNIIESTSGIVPVIIGDDMKTFIFWRKLYDAGVFVNAFVSPGVPANMAMLRTSYMATHEDEHLNKIIEIFSVIGKELGVIS
- a CDS encoding STAS domain-containing protein, which translates into the protein MEDLTNLFEVQNLTNVSILKSKTKRTTVEIAASLKELLNKLIAEEGRNILLIDLSEVELVESSFLGAIVYAYKETMQRKGTIKVLVTNAVVYDRFILTQLDKLFEIFNNREEALKSFE